The following DNA comes from Camelina sativa cultivar DH55 unplaced genomic scaffold, Cs unpScaffold00848, whole genome shotgun sequence.
NNNNNNNNNNNNNNNNNNNNNNNNNNNNNNNNNNNNNNNNNNNNNNNNNNNNNNNNNNNNNNNNNNNNNNNNNNNNNNNNNNNNNNNNNNNNNNNNNNNNNNNNNNNNNNNNNNNNNNNNNNNNNNNNNNNNNNNNNNNNNNNNNNNNNNNNNNNNNNNNNNNNNNNNNNNNNNNNNNNNNNNNNNNNNNNNNNNNNNNNNNNNNNNNNNNNNNNNNNNNNNNNNNNNNNNNNNNNNNNNNNNNNNNNNNNNNNNNNNNNNNNNNNNNNNNNNNNNNNNNNNNNNNNNNNNNNNNNNNNNNNNNNNNNNNNNNNNNNNNNNNNNNNNNNNNNNNNNNNNNNNNNNNNNNNNNNNNNNNNNNNNNNNNNNNNNNNNNNNNNNNNNNNNNNNNNNNNNNNNNNNNNNNNNNNNNNNNNNNNNNNNNNNNNNNNNNNNNNNNNNNNNNNNNNNNNNNNNNNNNNNNNNNNNNNNNNNNNNNNNNNNNNNNNNNNNNNNNNNNNNNNNNNNNNNNNNNNNNNNNNNNNNNNNNNNNNNNNNNNNNNNNNNNNNNNNNNNNNNNNNNNNNNNNNNNNNNNNNNNNNNNNNNNNNNNNNNNNNNNNNNNNNNNNNNNNNNNNNNNNNNNNNNNNNNNNNNNNNNNNNNNNNNNNNNNNNNNNNNNNNNNNNNNNNNNNNNNNNNNNNNNNNNNNNNNNNNNNNNNNNNNNNNNNNNNNNNNNNNNNNNNNNNNNNNNNNNNNNNNNNNNNNNNNNNNNNNNNNNNNNNNNNNNNNNNNNNNNNNNNNNNNNNNNNNNNNNNNNNNNNNNNNNNNNNNNNNNNNNNNNNNNNNNNNNNNNNNNNNNNNNNNNNNNNNNNNNNNNNNNNNNNNNNNNNNNNNNNNNNNNNNNNNNNNNNNNNNNNNNNNNNNNNNNNNNNNNNNNNNNNNNNNNNNNNNNNNNNNNNNNNNNNNNNNNNNNNNNNNNNNNNNNNNNNNNNNNNNNNNNNNNNNNNNNNNNNNNNNNNNNNNNNNNNNNNNNNNNNNNNNNNNNNNNNNNNNNNNNNNNNNNNNNNNNNNNNNNNNNNNNNNNNNNNNNNNNNNNNNNNNNNNNNNNNNNNNNNNNNNNNNNNNNNNNNNNNNNNNNNNNNNNNNNNNNNNNNNNNNNNNNNNNNNNNNNNNNNNNNNNNNNNNNNNNNNNNNNNNNNNNNNNNNNNNNNNNNNNNNNNNNNNNNNNNNNNNNNNNNNNNNNNNNNNNNNNNNNNNNNNNNNNNNNNNNNNNNNNNNNNNNNNNNNNNNNNNNNNNNNNNNNNNNNNNNNNNNNNNNNNNNNNNNNNNNNNNNNNNNNNNNNNNNNNNNNNNNNNNNNNNNNNNNNNNNNNNNNNNNNNNNNNNNNNNNNNNNNNNNNNNNNNNNNNNNNNNNNNNNNNNNNNNNNNNNNNNNNNNNNNNNNNNNNNNNNNNNNNNNNNNNNNNNNNNNNNNNNNNNNNNNNNNNNNNNNNNNNNNNNNNNNNNNNNNNNNNNNNNNNNNNNNNNNNNNNNNNNNNNNNNNNNNNNNNNNNNNNNNNNNNNNNNNNNNNNNNNNNNNNNNNNNNNNNNNNNNNNNNNNNNNNNNNNNNNNNNNNNNNNNNNNNNNNNNNNNNNNNNNNNNNNNNNNNNNNNNNNNNNNNNNNNNNNNNNNNNNNNNNNNNNNNNNNNNNNNNNNNNNNNNNNNNNNNNNNNNNNNNNNNNNNNNNNNNNNNNNNNNNNNNNNNNNNNNNNNNNNNNNNNNNNNNNNNNNNNNNNNNNNNNNNNNNNNNNNNNNNNNNNNNNNNNNNNNNNNNNNNNNNNNNNNNNNNNNNNNNNNNNNNNNNNNNNNNNNNNNNNNNNNNNNNNNNNNNNNNNNNNNNNNNNNNNNNNNNNNNNNNNNNNNNNNNNNNNNNNNNNNNNNNNNNNNNNNNNNNNNNNNNNNNNNNNNNNNNNNNNNNNNNNNNNNNNNNNNNNNNNNNNNNNNNNNNNNNNNNNNNNNNNNNNNNNNNNNNNNNNNNNNNNNNNNNNNNNNNNNNNNNNNNNNNNNNNNNNNNNNNNNNNNNNNNNNNNNNNNNNNNNNNNNNNNNNNNNNNNNNNNNNNNNNNNNNNNNNNNNNNNNNNNNNNNNNNNNNNNNNNNNNNNNNNNNNNNNNNNNNNNNNNNNNNNNNNNNNNNNNNNGCTTTGCTCCTTCACTTCTAGTCTCCTCATACAAACCAGGAGATAAAGCTCCAGTATGGAACAATCTGCTCAACAAAGATAATGTCAATTGATGTTCCCTAGGAAAATGTAGAAGCAACACCGCAGCTTATCATACCTCTAACGGCTTCCAACTTTGGTTGCCTTTGCATACTTGAAAGTGCTGCTTTGAAGTTCTCAAGAGAGAGGAGGCCAGATTCCAAATTCATTAAAGAAACAGCGCGGAATCTAACATCAAGAGATAGACTCAACACAGAGGAAATGACATCTTAAGGAAACATCTCACTATTGTAACCGAAGAACTTACATAAACTTCAGCAAACTGTTCACGGTAGAATTGGCATTAAATAATGTCCTGAGTATGTCTTTAAATCTCGTGTCTGATGTTATATTCTGCACAGAaggtgtttttatttttattttttttgaaattggtACAAGTATCAGTTCTTCAGAAGAAAGAATTAACATCACAGGAAAGCTAAGCATGTCACAGTACTAATTGGGAGTGGATTAGAACCTTAATCTTTTCATTGAACCGAGAAACATATCCGTTGGGGAAGCTTGAGTCTGCTGGTAGAGACAGCAGGTGTTCCAACAAACTAGATATATAGtttctattaattaaataagttcATTGGAAAAATAGCTGACtgctaataagtaataacagaAAAGAAGCTGGCTGCTTATTACCCGTCAAATTCTTCCCTGGATGGAGGaagaaacaatatttttctgTGTGAAAAGCGAGATCTCACTCTTTTCTCCAGAAGTTGGTCAGCGTCCTGTGGTGAGagatattataagattttgAACCAGAGTACAGTTAACAACAACCAAAGTCAGCTGTCatcaaacataaacaatatacaGTTGTagaatgataaattaaaaagaaacaatttgtaAAACCCAAAACATGTATATCTATATAGGCATGCTCATACCAATCGAGAACTGAGACCGATGACAACAGCTTGTGATGTTACAGATTGCATAGCATCCAGCAAACTGTATAGCAACCGCTGCTTTCCCTAGATATTATAACCAGGTAATAAATAGGGTGAGTGGATAGAAAACACCAGTGTCCAATTCCTTTGTATATCAAGACAAAGATCATAGGGAAAACGAGTACGAATACAATTAGCAAGCTATAAGAAAATCAGGAATTCTTGCCTGTGCAAACATGTCAAATTCATCAAGCACAAAGATGATCGTCTTATGTGCTAGTCCACATTCCCTGAAATACCACCTCTATCAGTTTCGTCTGCGTTAAATATCAacatagcaaaaaaaagaaagaaaaaaaggctcATTTATGTCAAGGTAAATAATAAACTCACCGCAACATGGCTACTATGAACTGTGAATTCTCATCCAATGATGCCTGGGAGAATCAGGCCAATTGAGGCATCGGCTAAACCAAGctaagaggagaagaagaaaaagaacatttGGAGAGAACAAAGGCATACCATTTTGGAGAAGAGCAGGTGGTGTTCCATGCACAACTGTCTGGCAATTTCCTGAAAAAATCAGTGTAAGTCGGTGAATATATAATAAAGGTGTACCCTTCCTTAAGGGATTGAGAATGCTAAGGGATCAGACCTTAAAAGCACAGTTATCATCACTATGCAAGAGACCATTCAGTCTGATCTGCATCACAATTTGAGATGGGTAGTGTAAGATACGATAAGATGGGAtgagattaaaaagaaaatgcgctaaaaaaaatcacacatacCAGTGATACTGAATCAGGGAACTCCTCCAATAAATCACCAACAACGAGATCCAAGACCTGAAATCAACccatttagaagaaaaaaaaaatccaagaaggGAGAGAGTAGAAGATGGTTTGAGGAGGGAGCCATACAGCAGCTTTTCCAGAGCCGCGAGGGCCGAGAAGCAAGATGGAATTGTTGCATCCCTCCGTGATAGAGGTTGATACAATGAACTTCAACTTACTGTGTGTTATAGACAAGACAAATTTGTGTATTAGGCACACCTAGGGCccgtatataataataatatatataatcgaaTTCGTTACCAAAGTGGTGAAGCAATCAGACCTGTAGTTGCTGTCTGACGAAGCGGAAAGAGGTCTGAAGACATAACTAGGATCGCAGAGTCTCCCGCGAATCAGATTTAGGGATTTCTCCGCCGCCGGAATAATCTCTTTGCCCATCGGGAACCCAACTTGGCCAGCCccctcactcactcactcaatCACGAAGGGGTGAATGAGAACTGTATGGGCCTTAATGGGCTATTTCCGACAATCAAGGGCCATGGTGGTATTCTCTCTAAACGAGGTCGTTTTACACGGTGTTAGCAAGTTTTGTGACGGAAGTGTTCaacagaaaaaaaggaaaataaaggaTTGGGTTTTGGAAATATCAGATGTGGGCAACGAAACTCGACCGGAACCAATCGTTCCTTCTGTGAAGCTCTTGGATTCTAGAGATGGGCAGCACAAGCACCACCAGCTCTGCTCTAGTCCACCATTTCCGCCTCACCACTCGCAACTTGGATTCGCCTACAAAGCGTCCTCACGCTGTAAATTTCTGCAGTTCGTGGAGGGAAGCTGGACTCCGATACGCTGTGACGCAACGCCGGAGCAAAGGCTTAGGCCGCTTGTCAGCTCTGGATGATAGTTCTGACGATTCACCAACGGAGTCCACCCCCGGCGCTGGCTCTGCTGTAGAAGACAGACCACCAGGTAATACGAGAGAAACTCTACTACCTTTCTTTGattgcttttttaaaaatcatatgtgTTGGTGTCAAGAGGTCACCCTCTTTTAAGTAGAGCTTCCCGGGTTGATTGATGGATTACATACATACACAGCTGTGTCCTTTGAGCAAGAAGATAGAGCAAGTCCGGTCTATGAGTTTCTCTATCCCCGTAAAGAGGAGCTCCCTGATGACAAAGAAATGACTATATTCGATCATCTCGAGGAGCTCCGGGAGAGGATATTTGTCTCGGTTTTGGCTGTGGGAGCTGCAATCTTGGGATGCTTCGCCTTCTCCAAAGATCTTATTGTCTTTCTTGAAGCTCCCGTCAAAACTCAGGGTGTGCGGTTTCTGCAGCTTGCTCCAGGCGAATTTTTCTTCACAACTTTaaaggtcttcttcttcaactagcTAATTTTAATTATCAGATAGACAGATAGATAGAGGCATCAAATGAACAagaaagatgattttttttgttgttgttgttgttgttttgcgGTGCAGGTCTCGGGTTATTGCGGGCTTCTACTAGGGAGCCCAGTGATCCTGTATGAGATTATAGCTTTCGTCCTTCCCGGCCTGACCAAGGCTGAGAGAAGGTTTCTGGGGCCAATTGTCTTTGGTTCCTCCTTGCTCTTCTATGCTGGACTTGCCTTCTCCTACTGGGTTTTAACCCCTGCAGCCTTGAATTTCTTTGTCAATTACGCTGAAGGTGTGGTTGAATCTCTGTGGTCTATCGACCAGTACTTCGAGTTTGTATTAGTGCTTATGTTCAGCACGGGCCTGTCTTTCCAGGTATGTGGCcgatgataatatatatatacttggttCTCAAACATTGCTTCAGCCATCTTCACCTGGAATTTTCCTGTTGGTTTACAGGTTCCAGTCATTCAGTTACTCCTGGGACAAGTAGGGGTGGTGTCAGGAGATCAAATGCTTTCAATTTGGAGATATGTGGTGGTAGGTGCGGTGGTTGCAGCAGCTGTAGTCACACCCTCGACAGACCCTGTCACTCAAATGCTCCTAGCTACACCGCTTCTAGGGCTCTACTTGGGTGGTGCATGGATGGTCAAGCTCACAGGTCGGTGAGAAACTTGGTTGTTCACTCATGTATCTTGTAGAGTATATTATTACACTTTCCATGCATTAGACCACAGTCTGGTGCCCAAAGTGTTTACCTTCTTTGGATGTACAAATTCATAGACCTAAAAGAGCAACAAGGTTAAGGGGATATATAATTCAAATTCTGGATGAATACCTGCAGAGGgaagttcaaaaaaatatttgcatcattcCCGAGTATAAGACAAGCCAATTTGATCAAAGATAATTTGCAACATGAGgaacaatcaaaccaaaaaccattCTTGCGACAAATGTGAAACGAAAATCTAAGAACAGAGACAGAGCGCTACAACAATTGTAATTCAACAGAATATTCATCATCTTTGGGTCCCAACATCTGAGTAGAAATCATGTGCTCGTTTAGTTACCACAACATCCAGATCTTATGACGTGAATTTGAAACAAATACAATTCCCATTTTCATTTGTCCAAGTTGTGCTCGCTTTTCTCATCTGATATCCTTCTTCCATCAGACTCGGATGCTGAATCTCAGTCATGTTTTTTATGCCTTCTCCTTCTTATTGCTCCATCGTCCTCACTTGAAGACTCTGCCCAACGATGTCTTCTCTTCCTACTTTTCCCACTATCTTCCGAGCCACTCGACGAAGCTGAACCTCTGATGTGCCTGTTATATTTGCCTCGCCTTCTTCTTCCACTGTCTTCCTCACCATCACTTGAAGTGACCACCTCACTGCGCCTGTGATGCTTTAAATGTCTTCTGTTTACATCTTCGGTATTGTCGTCATCCCAAGTCTTTCTTGAGCTATGCCACTTGTGCCTCCGATGgtgcttcatcttcatcctcagcTCATCATCTGACCCGTTTTTATTCACATCACTGCTATCATCGCTTGGATTCAAGGACCTTCGTTTCAGCCTCCTGgatttcttctctttcctcctATCACTGTCATCTGAATCAGAGTGTGCATGTCTCCGGTGCTTATGGTGAGATCTTCTAGACTTTCTTCTCACCTCAGAGCTACTATCACTTTCTGAGCTAGATTCAGACgcacctc
Coding sequences within:
- the LOC104773964 gene encoding origin of replication complex subunit 4 (The sequence of the model RefSeq protein was modified relative to this genomic sequence to represent the inferred CDS: added 267 bases not found in genome assembly) encodes the protein MGKEIIPAAEKSLNLIRGRLCDPSYVFRPLSASSDSNYSKLKFIVSTSITEGCNNSILLLGPRGSGKAAVLDLVVGDLLEEFPDSVSLIRLNGLLHSDDNCAFKEIARQLCMEHHLLFSKMASLDENSQFIVAMLRECGLAHKTIIFVLDEFDMFAQGKQRLLYSLLDAMQSVTSQAVVIGLSSRLDADQLLEKRVRSRFSHRKILFLPPSREEFDGLLEHLLSLPADSSFPNGYVSRFNEKIKNITSDTRFKDILRTLFNANSTVNSLLKFIFRAVSLMNLESGLLSLENFKAALSSMQRQPKLEAVRDCSILELYLLVCMRRLEVKEQSSYKIISVMKEYKTIHDSFQTSDYYAQNVCLRAFEHLRERQVICYTENRGQSQTGEYRPMKLLISASELHQGMRSHACCPAILLKLLDH
- the LOC104773961 gene encoding sec-independent protein translocase protein TATC, chloroplastic-like, with amino-acid sequence MGSTSTTSSALVHHFRLTTRNLDSPTKRPHAVNFCSSWREAGLRYAVTQRRSKGLGRLSALDDSSDDSPTESTPGAGSAVEDRPPAVSFEQEDRASPVYEFLYPRKEELPDDKEMTIFDHLEELRERIFVSVLAVGAAILGCFAFSKDLIVFLEAPVKTQGVRFLQLAPGEFFFTTLKVSGYCGLLLGSPVILYEIIAFVLPGLTKAERRFLGPIVFGSSLLFYAGLAFSYWVLTPAALNFFVNYAEGVVESLWSIDQYFEFVLVLMFSTGLSFQVPVIQLLLGQVGVVSGDQMLSIWRYVVVGAVVAAAVVTPSTDPVTQMLLATPLLGLYLGGAWMVKLTGR
- the LOC104773963 gene encoding protein FAM133-like, whose amino-acid sequence is MDCKKFIQMVEEKKRRVLEKQEAPLKWEQKLEAAANAKADSDTKVKKSKFSKRKQRGASESSSESDSSSEVRRKSRRSHHKHRRHAHSDSDDSDRRKEKKSRRLKRRSLNPSDDSSDVNKNGSDDELRMKMKHHRRHKWHSSRKTWDDDNTEDVNRRHLKHHRRSEVVTSSDGEEDSGRRRRGKYNRHIRGSASSSGSEDSGKSRKRRHRWAESSSEDDGAIRRRRHKKHD